A stretch of the Papaver somniferum cultivar HN1 chromosome 6, ASM357369v1, whole genome shotgun sequence genome encodes the following:
- the LOC113291381 gene encoding uncharacterized protein LOC113291381: MVSESKRIEGIKLGDRYTKYFHDSARKRMRRNMIDVIQDDKGEWATDSSEITNCFTTHFQRMATAYNIIKDLHIINLIPSYITPPSPAENEHLLNQPDAMKIKNILFSMEGDKAPDHEIIHHMNTIYGKKGNKGIVGLKIDMAKAFDRVDWSFLMEVMKQKGRTSDKRCNLIQQCISTTNLVVLVNGAPRKKFKPSRGLKQRDPLSPYLFLFYREALSRSMVHAEQLGLFHGIQICPKAPPISHLLFAEIAWSSIKMNLIITKSSGCLQQFQEIYWPNDQVSSSAEILSQI; the protein is encoded by the exons ATGGTTtctgaaagtaaaaggattgaaggtaTCAAATTGGGGGACAGATACACCAAGTACTTCCATGACTCTGCTAGAAAAAGAATGAGAAGAAATATGATTGATGTTATTCAAGATGATAAAGGTGAATGGGCTACTGACAGTTCTGAAATAACCAATTGTTTCACTACTCACTTTCAAAGAATGGCTACTGCATATAACATCATTAAAGACCTACATATTATTAACCTCATCCCCTCTTATATCACTCCCCCCTCCCCTGCTGAAAATGAACACCTCCTCAATCAACCTGATGCTATGAAAATAAAGAATATTCTATTCAGTATGGAAGGCGACAAAGCTCCAG ATCATGAAATCATCCATCATATGAACACCATATATGGCAAAAAGGGCAACAAAGGTATCGTAGGCTTAAAGATTGATATGGCTAAGGCATTTGATAGAGTGGATTGGTCTTTCCTAATGGAAGTCATGAAACAGAAGGGTCGTACCAGTGACAAACGGTGTAATCTCATCCAGCAATGCATCTCCACTACTAATCTGGTTGTCTTGGTCAATGGTGCTCCTAGAAAAAAGTTTAAGCCTTCTAGAGGCCTCAAACAAAGAGACCCTTTATCTCCATACCTGTTTTTATTCTACAGGGAAGCTCTCTCTAGAAGTATGGTGCATGCTGAGCAGCTTGGTCTTTTTCATGGAATCCAAATTTGTCCTAAAGCTCCACCTATCAGCCACCTTCTCTTTGCGGAGATTGCATGGTCTTCTATAAAGATGAATCTCATAATTACAAAATCTAGTGGATGTCTTCAGCAATTTCAGGAAATCTACTGGCCAAATGATCAGGTATCTTCTTCAGCAGAAATACTGAGCCAGATATAG